A window from Phaeocystidibacter marisrubri encodes these proteins:
- a CDS encoding HipA N-terminal domain-containing protein — MRKARVYRNGQFAGVLTEHNRKLYTFEYTDEWISNRNLPPISLTLPKSQKRHTSPYLFPFFFNMLTEGVNRKFQARQLKIDEADDFGMLLALSGNDRVGAVSIKEFVE; from the coding sequence ATGAGAAAGGCACGGGTATATAGAAATGGGCAATTCGCTGGAGTGTTAACCGAGCACAACCGCAAGCTTTATACTTTTGAGTATACCGACGAATGGATCAGTAATCGCAACCTCCCTCCGATTAGCCTTACTTTGCCCAAGTCTCAAAAAAGGCATACATCTCCCTATCTCTTTCCCTTCTTCTTTAACATGCTCACCGAAGGAGTTAACCGAAAATTTCAAGCTCGACAATTGAAGATTGACGAAGCCGATGATTTTGGAATGCTCCTAGCTCTGTCAGGCAACGACAGGGTAGGTGCGGTATCTATCAAAGAGTTCGTAGAATGA
- a CDS encoding tetratricopeptide repeat protein — protein sequence MKNLLALSLAFVFSFVSKAQDTTELEHKIHEFGREMEDSLYALNSDFMKDHMDLSRFVDTVMHQFEEKLVEDIELPLSMMKGMLVTSLSNDFTIANEIVGTIDAGGDYRYIHYFQKGGTYYLVYRLSNIESAFAYHLLPLDVSDEEDIQIYNIYTSMTGENISETMADAMAANMIQRQGSAQMRAEVAKLKEAQTLAVFDPKAAVQMLNEIEGPIRSTSFYSTIAKEIQRIAHPEEIHEEQLAIIESGGPISLHQAQIGLAYWAELGDTLNTKILGDTIRTWVGKDPYLLLYEGVASEAAGDFNKAIPLFQECIEKTNVDPFPIRYMLSVVYIEKGEPKNACTEFGKILLDYCLWPEDLVEIYEDYPDFVKSDAYATWEEKFLRTHYPDYFEK from the coding sequence ATGAAAAATCTACTCGCCCTATCTCTAGCCTTCGTTTTCAGCTTTGTATCCAAAGCGCAAGACACCACAGAACTAGAACATAAAATACATGAATTCGGCCGTGAAATGGAGGATTCATTGTACGCACTCAACAGCGATTTCATGAAAGACCACATGGATCTTTCTCGTTTTGTCGATACCGTTATGCATCAATTTGAAGAGAAATTAGTTGAGGATATCGAACTTCCGCTAAGCATGATGAAAGGCATGTTAGTCACGAGCTTGTCGAACGACTTTACCATTGCCAATGAAATTGTAGGTACTATTGACGCGGGCGGAGATTATCGCTATATCCACTATTTCCAAAAAGGCGGAACCTACTACTTGGTTTATCGCCTGTCGAATATTGAATCGGCCTTTGCTTATCACTTGCTTCCTCTCGATGTATCCGATGAAGAGGATATTCAAATTTACAATATCTATACGTCCATGACTGGAGAGAACATCTCTGAAACCATGGCCGATGCGATGGCTGCAAACATGATTCAACGCCAAGGCTCTGCACAAATGAGGGCTGAAGTCGCGAAACTAAAAGAAGCCCAAACACTGGCAGTATTTGACCCCAAGGCCGCCGTTCAAATGCTCAATGAAATTGAAGGGCCAATTCGATCAACCTCCTTTTATTCAACCATTGCAAAGGAAATTCAACGAATTGCTCACCCTGAAGAAATTCACGAAGAGCAACTGGCCATCATTGAAAGCGGAGGTCCAATATCCTTGCATCAAGCACAAATTGGACTCGCGTATTGGGCAGAGCTTGGAGACACTTTGAATACCAAAATTTTGGGTGATACCATTCGCACTTGGGTTGGAAAAGATCCTTACTTACTACTTTACGAAGGCGTTGCCTCTGAAGCGGCTGGTGATTTTAACAAAGCCATCCCACTTTTCCAAGAATGCATCGAAAAGACCAATGTAGATCCTTTCCCTATTCGTTACATGCTTAGCGTGGTATACATTGAAAAAGGAGAGCCGAAAAACGCCTGTACGGAATTTGGAAAGATTCTCCTAGATTACTGCTTATGGCCAGAAGATCTTGTTGAGATTTATGAAGATTATCCAGATTTCGTAAAGTCGGACGCCTACGCTACTTGGGAAGAAAAATTCCTACGAACACATTATCCCGACTATTTCGAGAAGTAA
- the gmk gene encoding guanylate kinase codes for MFSKGKLVIFSAPSGSGKSTLVNHLLKEYPKLQFSISATSRAPRGEEKHGEHYYFLSPEEFRTRIEAAEFLEWEEVYEGTYYGTLRSEVSRIWDAGGHVAFDIDVVGGLNLKKHFGKRALAVYVKVASMEILEQRLRGRGTDSEEKIAQRLAKAEEESLREPEFDTVILNDDLDRACTEVSEVVGAFLNQ; via the coding sequence ATGTTCTCTAAGGGAAAACTCGTCATATTTTCTGCTCCTTCAGGATCGGGGAAATCCACTTTAGTCAATCATTTGCTAAAGGAGTACCCGAAACTTCAGTTTTCTATCTCTGCAACCAGTAGAGCGCCCAGAGGCGAAGAAAAACACGGAGAGCACTACTACTTTTTATCCCCAGAAGAATTTCGCACTCGAATTGAAGCTGCTGAATTCCTAGAATGGGAGGAAGTATATGAAGGAACGTATTACGGGACACTTCGCTCCGAAGTCAGTCGAATTTGGGACGCAGGTGGACATGTCGCATTTGACATTGATGTGGTAGGCGGATTGAACCTCAAGAAACACTTTGGCAAACGCGCATTAGCGGTTTATGTAAAGGTTGCTTCCATGGAAATTCTAGAACAACGCCTGCGCGGTAGAGGAACCGACAGCGAAGAGAAGATTGCACAACGCCTGGCTAAGGCCGAAGAAGAGTCACTTCGCGAACCAGAGTTTGATACGGTTATTCTTAACGACGATCTCGATAGAGCTTGCACTGAAGTATCCGAAGTGGTGGGCGCATTTCTAAATCAATAG
- a CDS encoding RtcB family protein: MEVTGETLIQLGFNPGKWFSEAITHANAHQLSGDALVKYLKSVEPEYISLLDEARPFHMNLRAEEEGEIDNVEKVRATMDALMRIPTTIEGAVMPDACPTGGLGQIPVGGVVSTKNAIHPNMHSADICCSVMMTNFGHTDPKTVLDTVHALTHFGPGGRKDPFALEVELENKLRSNRFTNNERALNFSKSHLGTQGDGNHFTFVGRSAQTGETIMVTHHGSRGLGAAVFTKGMKTAEEFRREISPETPKHNAWIPYDTDEGKEYWEALQWVREWTKLNHTVLHEATARSLNHDPSLRFWNEHNFIFKEDDVFYHAKGATPLDDKFVPDSHEQLRLIPLNMREPVLIVKGNTTANNMGFAPHGAGRNISRSEHRRRNSDRTPEEIFATETKGLDVRFYHDEIDITELPTAYKNAATVKAQMTEFGLGTVVDEILPYGCIMAGNWQKNAPCKRKNRRR; the protein is encoded by the coding sequence ATGGAAGTAACAGGTGAAACACTCATCCAACTCGGGTTCAATCCGGGAAAATGGTTCTCAGAAGCCATTACACATGCCAATGCACATCAACTCAGCGGCGATGCACTTGTCAAGTACTTGAAGAGTGTGGAGCCTGAGTACATCTCACTATTGGACGAAGCGCGACCGTTCCACATGAACCTTCGCGCAGAAGAAGAAGGTGAAATTGACAATGTTGAAAAGGTGCGTGCCACCATGGATGCCCTCATGCGGATTCCTACCACCATTGAAGGTGCGGTAATGCCAGATGCTTGTCCAACAGGCGGCTTGGGTCAAATTCCGGTAGGTGGCGTTGTGTCTACGAAAAACGCAATCCATCCCAACATGCACAGTGCAGATATTTGCTGCTCTGTCATGATGACCAATTTTGGTCATACCGATCCAAAAACGGTGTTAGACACGGTTCATGCCCTCACGCATTTTGGTCCAGGTGGACGAAAGGATCCGTTTGCCTTGGAGGTTGAGCTTGAAAATAAATTGCGCAGCAACCGATTCACCAACAACGAGCGCGCATTGAACTTTAGCAAATCGCACTTGGGTACGCAAGGAGATGGAAACCACTTCACCTTTGTCGGTAGATCGGCGCAAACTGGTGAAACCATCATGGTGACACATCACGGGAGTAGAGGTTTGGGAGCCGCGGTTTTCACTAAAGGGATGAAAACGGCTGAAGAATTCCGCAGGGAAATCTCGCCTGAAACGCCGAAGCACAACGCTTGGATTCCTTACGATACCGATGAAGGGAAGGAGTACTGGGAAGCTTTGCAATGGGTTCGCGAGTGGACTAAGCTCAACCATACGGTGTTGCACGAGGCAACGGCAAGGTCGTTAAACCACGATCCGAGCTTGCGCTTCTGGAATGAACACAACTTCATTTTCAAGGAAGATGATGTGTTCTACCATGCAAAAGGAGCAACGCCATTGGACGACAAGTTTGTTCCGGATTCACACGAGCAATTACGACTCATCCCGCTCAACATGCGAGAGCCCGTTTTGATTGTAAAAGGAAATACAACGGCAAATAACATGGGATTTGCTCCGCATGGTGCAGGACGAAACATTTCGCGATCAGAGCACCGAAGGAGAAACTCCGACCGAACACCGGAGGAGATCTTCGCTACAGAAACCAAAGGGCTTGACGTTCGTTTCTACCACGATGAAATTGACATTACGGAATTGCCAACGGCCTACAAAAACGCCGCTACCGTAAAAGCTCAAATGACAGAATTTGGTTTGGGAACCGTAGTGGATGAAATCCTTCCTTACGGTTGCATCATGGCGGGTAACTGGCAAAAAAACGCGCCGTGCAAGAGAAAGAACAGAAGAAGATAA
- a CDS encoding type II toxin-antitoxin system HipA family toxin, producing MTIQKTFQVCPGTLAKGYDTYSSTCLKYVFNGKKVSPILPYNSPLLDGKDGETFEANKRRLSISGVQEKFSVIQIKNQIRLTEEGESGTFILKPIPRDLMRVDQVPANEHLTMQIAKQVYQIKTAENALVFFQNGGPAYITKRFDIVDEKTKWAKEDFATLANKTSETDGENYKYNFSYEGIGKLIKTYVPAYRVEMEKFFSLVVFNYLFSNGDAHLKNFSILETEKGDHILSPAYDLLNTRIHVNDADFALTEGLFDEEYYSDEMKANGWCGRDDFEVFGDRIGLKPQQIAMLLEPFLKDQPMVHELIQNSFLNEETKALYKDHYLTRLKKLTNTL from the coding sequence ATGACGATTCAAAAGACATTCCAGGTTTGTCCAGGGACACTGGCCAAAGGGTATGACACGTATAGTTCTACTTGCCTCAAATATGTTTTTAACGGAAAGAAAGTATCCCCCATTCTGCCCTATAATTCTCCACTACTTGATGGGAAAGATGGTGAAACCTTTGAAGCCAATAAAAGGCGTCTTTCTATTTCAGGCGTACAGGAAAAGTTCTCCGTTATTCAGATCAAGAATCAAATTCGACTAACCGAGGAAGGCGAAAGTGGAACCTTCATCCTAAAGCCTATTCCTAGAGATTTGATGCGTGTAGACCAAGTACCGGCCAACGAGCATTTAACGATGCAAATCGCCAAACAAGTCTACCAAATCAAAACCGCCGAAAATGCTTTGGTCTTCTTTCAGAACGGAGGTCCCGCCTATATCACTAAACGATTCGACATTGTAGATGAAAAGACCAAATGGGCCAAGGAAGATTTTGCCACATTAGCGAATAAGACATCCGAAACCGATGGCGAGAATTACAAGTACAACTTCAGTTACGAAGGAATCGGCAAACTGATTAAAACGTACGTGCCTGCCTATCGAGTAGAAATGGAGAAGTTCTTCTCTCTGGTCGTTTTTAATTATTTGTTCTCGAATGGGGACGCTCACCTCAAGAACTTTTCAATTCTCGAAACAGAAAAAGGTGACCATATTTTAAGTCCAGCGTATGATTTGCTGAATACACGCATCCATGTGAACGATGCCGATTTTGCGCTCACAGAAGGACTATTTGACGAAGAGTATTACTCGGATGAAATGAAAGCTAATGGATGGTGTGGTAGAGATGACTTTGAAGTATTTGGAGACCGGATTGGTCTGAAACCACAGCAAATCGCTATGCTTCTCGAACCATTCTTGAAAGACCAACCCATGGTGCATGAACTCATTCAAAACTCTTTCCTAAATGAGGAAACCAAAGCGCTGTACAAAGACCATTATCTAACGCGATTGAAGAAATTGACAAATACACTGTAA
- a CDS encoding helix-turn-helix domain-containing protein, with amino-acid sequence MHLTEITKALVEKRKILGITQERLALITGISARTIKELERGKGNPSFDTLFKIADTLGMEIRVETKLPNH; translated from the coding sequence ATGCACTTAACCGAGATAACCAAAGCACTCGTTGAAAAGAGGAAAATTCTGGGCATAACTCAGGAAAGATTAGCTCTTATTACGGGAATAAGTGCGCGGACCATCAAAGAATTAGAGCGGGGCAAAGGAAACCCCTCGTTCGATACGCTCTTCAAAATTGCAGATACACTGGGGATGGAAATCAGAGTTGAAACGAAGCTTCCCAACCACTAA
- the nadD gene encoding nicotinate (nicotinamide) nucleotide adenylyltransferase codes for MAKHVGLYFGTFNPVHIGHMIIAQFMLEHSSMDELWFMVTPHNPHKKKSSLLDDRQRLHMVELAIDDHVSMKASDEEFHLPQPSYTITTLAHLREKYPDKTFSLIMGMDNLQSFHKWKNHERIIEQHDIYVYPRPGYDGGLFGDHPKVHIIPAPNMELSSTQIRNALKSGKNVSFMLPQRVWDYLDSNTYYK; via the coding sequence ATGGCAAAGCACGTTGGACTTTATTTTGGAACGTTCAATCCCGTGCACATTGGGCACATGATTATTGCCCAGTTCATGCTAGAACACAGCAGCATGGACGAGCTGTGGTTTATGGTTACCCCACACAATCCACACAAAAAGAAAAGCTCTTTGCTCGATGATAGACAGCGCCTTCACATGGTAGAGCTAGCCATAGACGATCACGTTTCTATGAAAGCATCCGACGAAGAGTTTCACTTACCTCAGCCAAGCTATACCATCACCACGCTGGCGCATTTGCGGGAAAAATATCCCGATAAAACATTCTCGCTCATCATGGGAATGGACAATTTGCAGAGCTTTCACAAGTGGAAAAATCACGAGCGCATTATTGAACAACACGACATCTACGTCTATCCTCGTCCGGGGTACGACGGTGGACTTTTTGGAGATCATCCCAAGGTTCACATCATTCCTGCTCCAAACATGGAATTGTCGTCTACCCAAATTCGAAATGCCCTCAAATCTGGCAAGAACGTTTCCTTTATGCTGCCTCAACGCGTTTGGGATTACCTCGACTCCAATACGTATTACAAGTAA
- a CDS encoding DMT family transporter: protein MTKDLKLAHLALLSVAMIYGANYILAKDVMDGFLEPRGFILLRAMGATLLFWLFHRSSKSVKIERGDYWRFALAGLFGVALNQIMFFEGLQRTTPINASIIMTVNPIVVMLLSALLLKESLGWAKMVGILLGAVGAGWLISGKGEVDLLNDNTSLGNILVFINATSYGLYLIVVKPLMAKYPAIQVVKWVFLLGFVYVLPFGAVELVSAPWSSWTIDIYWKAGFVVLFTTFFAYLFNLYAMKTVSSTTVSAYIYLQPFFATIFALMLGTDELSWRLIGSAGLIFVGVYLANFYKKGYFSK, encoded by the coding sequence ATGACCAAAGACCTCAAGCTGGCCCATTTGGCCCTTTTGTCCGTAGCCATGATCTACGGTGCGAATTACATCCTCGCCAAAGATGTGATGGATGGATTTTTAGAACCACGAGGATTTATTTTACTCCGAGCAATGGGTGCAACTCTGTTGTTCTGGTTGTTTCATCGTTCGTCGAAATCTGTGAAAATTGAAAGGGGCGACTATTGGCGTTTTGCTCTGGCTGGACTATTTGGTGTTGCACTCAATCAAATCATGTTTTTTGAAGGACTGCAACGAACCACGCCGATTAATGCATCTATTATCATGACGGTGAATCCCATCGTTGTAATGCTGCTTTCTGCACTCTTGCTGAAGGAATCATTGGGATGGGCAAAGATGGTTGGAATTCTACTCGGTGCAGTTGGTGCTGGTTGGCTGATTTCTGGAAAGGGTGAAGTGGACTTGTTGAACGATAACACTTCCTTGGGAAATATCTTGGTGTTTATCAATGCAACTTCCTACGGCTTATACCTCATTGTGGTAAAACCACTGATGGCAAAGTATCCTGCTATTCAAGTTGTGAAGTGGGTGTTCCTTTTGGGTTTTGTTTACGTGCTGCCCTTTGGGGCGGTAGAGTTAGTTAGTGCGCCTTGGAGCTCATGGACCATCGACATTTACTGGAAAGCGGGATTTGTGGTGCTCTTTACCACATTCTTCGCGTACCTATTTAACCTCTATGCCATGAAGACGGTATCGAGTACAACTGTAAGTGCGTACATCTACCTTCAACCTTTCTTCGCAACAATTTTTGCATTGATGTTGGGTACCGATGAGTTGTCTTGGCGTCTCATTGGATCCGCCGGGCTCATCTTTGTGGGGGTGTATCTCGCCAATTTCTACAAAAAGGGTTACTTCTCGAAATAG
- a CDS encoding potassium channel family protein, which translates to MAEKFAVVGLGQFGSAIARKLSMKGAEVIAIDTDEEKVEAIKEDVAYSVTLDATDIKALESQNLSKMDAVIVSIGQNFQDLLLCCFQLQEMEIGRIIARAQGATQRRILEKMGIQEILSPEDEVANNVAEQLMNPGVVMCFELPDGYEIVEIKAPRALYSRTLGDIGLREKYKLNLVTLLRNEDGEHHIYGVPDAETLVEEGDIIVVFGTVRDIERFIEINT; encoded by the coding sequence ATGGCAGAAAAATTTGCCGTTGTAGGTTTGGGCCAATTTGGTTCCGCGATTGCTCGAAAACTCAGCATGAAAGGTGCGGAAGTTATCGCAATTGACACCGACGAAGAGAAAGTAGAAGCGATTAAGGAAGATGTAGCCTATTCGGTTACCCTAGACGCGACGGACATCAAAGCTCTCGAGTCCCAGAACCTATCAAAAATGGATGCGGTCATTGTATCCATTGGCCAGAATTTCCAAGACCTTCTCCTCTGTTGTTTCCAACTTCAAGAGATGGAAATTGGACGAATTATCGCTCGAGCTCAAGGCGCCACTCAGCGACGCATCCTAGAGAAAATGGGCATTCAAGAAATCTTGAGTCCAGAAGATGAGGTTGCGAACAACGTTGCCGAACAGCTCATGAACCCGGGTGTGGTGATGTGCTTTGAACTTCCTGACGGATACGAAATTGTGGAAATCAAAGCTCCTCGTGCGCTTTACAGCAGAACCTTGGGAGACATTGGTCTTCGCGAAAAATACAAGCTCAACTTGGTTACACTCCTTCGCAACGAAGATGGCGAGCACCATATTTACGGTGTGCCTGATGCGGAAACACTCGTAGAAGAAGGAGATATCATTGTGGTCTTCGGTACCGTTCGAGATATCGAGAGATTCATCGAGATCAACACATAG
- a CDS encoding cystathionine gamma-synthase: protein MSNSSNLKIGTLTIHGGQEPDPSTGAVMTPIYQTSTYAQAAPGVHKGYEYSRTGNPTRHALEKSIAALEGGKFGLGFGSGLAAVDAVLKLLKPGDEIISTSDLYGGTYRQFTKIYEDFGLIFRFVSMDDPSNVEAIVSEKTKLIWVETPTNPMMNIIDIRAIANVAQKAGAMLVVDNTFATPILQRPLEQGADIVLHSATKYLGGHSDVVLGLLTTTNSEIAKKLYFIQNSAGAICGPMDAFLTLRGIKTLDVRMERHCKNGAIVAKFLRDHPKVEKVYWPGFEDHPGHAVAKSQMSGFGGMISFVVKDGTFENVSAMVSNLKVFTLAESLGGVESLAGHPASMTHAAIPLEERLKTGVVDGLVRLSVGIEDADDLIADLENALNQI, encoded by the coding sequence ATGTCTAACAGCAGCAACCTAAAAATTGGCACCCTTACCATACACGGCGGTCAGGAACCCGATCCGAGTACAGGGGCGGTGATGACTCCCATCTACCAAACGTCCACTTACGCTCAAGCCGCTCCGGGTGTGCACAAAGGGTACGAATATTCCAGAACGGGCAATCCCACTCGTCACGCTCTGGAGAAGAGCATTGCTGCGCTTGAGGGGGGCAAATTCGGGCTTGGATTTGGTAGCGGATTGGCTGCTGTGGATGCCGTGCTCAAGCTCTTGAAACCCGGTGACGAGATTATCTCAACATCGGATTTATACGGTGGCACCTACCGTCAGTTTACCAAGATCTATGAGGATTTCGGCTTGATTTTCCGCTTTGTTTCTATGGATGACCCTTCAAATGTAGAAGCAATTGTAAGCGAAAAAACCAAGCTCATTTGGGTAGAAACGCCTACCAATCCCATGATGAACATCATCGACATCCGAGCGATTGCCAATGTTGCACAAAAGGCCGGTGCGATGTTGGTGGTAGATAACACCTTTGCCACTCCCATCCTTCAACGTCCACTTGAACAGGGAGCGGATATAGTACTACACAGTGCCACCAAGTATTTAGGTGGGCATTCTGATGTCGTACTCGGATTGCTCACTACCACTAATAGTGAAATTGCCAAAAAACTGTACTTCATTCAGAATTCAGCAGGTGCTATTTGTGGCCCAATGGACGCATTCCTCACTTTGCGCGGCATCAAAACACTAGATGTTCGCATGGAACGCCACTGTAAAAATGGAGCCATTGTAGCGAAGTTTTTAAGAGATCACCCAAAGGTGGAGAAGGTCTATTGGCCGGGCTTTGAAGACCATCCCGGACACGCTGTGGCCAAATCGCAAATGTCAGGTTTTGGCGGAATGATTTCTTTCGTGGTAAAAGATGGTACCTTTGAAAACGTAAGCGCAATGGTTTCCAATTTGAAAGTCTTCACCTTGGCAGAATCATTGGGCGGTGTTGAATCACTCGCAGGTCATCCAGCAAGCATGACCCATGCAGCAATTCCTCTGGAAGAGCGCTTAAAGACCGGAGTGGTAGACGGCCTTGTTCGCTTGAGTGTTGGCATTGAAGATGCCGATGATCTCATTGCGGATTTGGAGAATGCACTCAATCAAATTTGA
- a CDS encoding polysaccharide deacetylase family protein: MLIPRLPSFLRLPYGTMVWRVPSAKKEVFLTFDDGPTPEITEEVLSMLEDYNFRATFFGIGKNVEAHPEIWERVKQAGHHVGHHTQNHVNGWKVDKTDYLEDVYQAADVVNSPLFRPPYGRISPRKAKVLSKKFKIIMWTIISGDYDQAISAEQCALNVTKTLRPGDIVVFHDSVKAWPNLKDALPIVLKYIREKGWVSEALPMR, encoded by the coding sequence ATGCTGATTCCAAGATTGCCGTCTTTTCTACGACTCCCTTATGGCACCATGGTTTGGAGAGTTCCATCCGCCAAGAAAGAGGTGTTTCTCACTTTTGATGATGGACCTACACCTGAAATTACCGAGGAAGTCCTTTCGATGTTGGAAGACTATAATTTCAGAGCTACTTTTTTTGGAATTGGGAAGAATGTGGAAGCGCATCCTGAGATTTGGGAAAGAGTGAAGCAAGCAGGTCATCATGTGGGGCATCATACCCAGAATCACGTGAATGGTTGGAAGGTAGATAAGACCGATTATTTGGAGGATGTCTACCAAGCTGCGGATGTAGTGAATAGTCCGCTTTTCCGACCTCCTTACGGCAGAATTTCTCCCCGGAAAGCAAAGGTCTTGAGCAAGAAATTCAAGATTATCATGTGGACCATCATTTCTGGTGATTACGATCAGGCTATCTCTGCGGAACAGTGTGCATTGAATGTGACCAAGACCTTGAGGCCTGGTGATATTGTCGTGTTTCACGACAGTGTGAAAGCGTGGCCCAATTTGAAAGATGCCTTGCCCATTGTGTTGAAGTACATTCGCGAAAAGGGGTGGGTCAGCGAAGCGCTACCGATGAGGTAG
- a CDS encoding arsenate reductase family protein, with amino-acid sequence MKKTIFHLPTCSTCVRLIREWNTEGVEMRDIRNDKITEEEIDHMAKLAGGYEPLFSRRAMKYKSLGLKDMNLTEADYRKYILEEETFLKRPVVIVDDEIFIGNGKADVAKAAEALER; translated from the coding sequence ATGAAGAAAACCATCTTTCACCTTCCAACGTGTTCAACTTGTGTTCGATTGATTCGTGAATGGAATACCGAAGGCGTTGAGATGCGAGATATCAGAAATGATAAAATCACGGAAGAGGAGATTGATCACATGGCAAAATTGGCAGGGGGGTATGAGCCTTTGTTTTCAAGAAGAGCGATGAAGTATAAATCGCTTGGATTGAAGGACATGAATCTCACCGAAGCGGATTACCGCAAATATATCTTGGAAGAGGAAACCTTTTTAAAGCGTCCGGTTGTTATAGTGGACGATGAGATTTTCATCGGCAATGGAAAAGCTGATGTGGCCAAAGCCGCAGAAGCCTTAGAGAGATAG
- a CDS encoding YicC/YloC family endoribonuclease — protein MIRSMTGFGKAVAQLPGKKVSIEIKSLNSKGLDLNLRLPSSHREMEVEIRDVLASGVIRGKADISFFVELTGAEEAPAINAEIVKGYVRQLNTIARELGLESDVLSLAMRMPDALKNEPKEISEDERASILQTLNEAIEQFNGFRLREGEHLQNDLTGNINTIRDLLSKVPQYESERITTTRERMMKALEALEAKVDENRFEQELVFYLEKYDVNEEKVRLSGHLDHFEESLRESGVHGRKLGFISQEIGREINTLGSKANHVEMQKLVVGMKEELEKIKEQVLNVL, from the coding sequence ATGATTCGATCGATGACAGGCTTTGGGAAGGCGGTTGCGCAGCTTCCCGGTAAAAAAGTAAGTATTGAGATTAAGAGCTTGAACAGCAAGGGGCTCGACCTCAATCTACGTCTCCCTTCTTCCCACCGTGAAATGGAAGTTGAAATCCGCGATGTATTGGCATCTGGCGTGATTAGAGGAAAAGCCGACATCTCTTTCTTTGTGGAATTGACAGGTGCTGAAGAAGCACCAGCCATCAACGCTGAAATTGTAAAGGGCTACGTTCGTCAGTTGAACACTATTGCTCGCGAATTGGGCCTGGAGAGCGATGTCCTCTCCCTTGCTATGCGTATGCCGGACGCCCTGAAGAATGAGCCAAAAGAGATTTCTGAGGACGAGCGTGCAAGCATTCTGCAAACACTCAACGAAGCCATTGAGCAGTTTAACGGTTTCCGCCTTCGCGAAGGAGAGCACTTGCAAAATGATTTAACTGGTAACATCAACACGATACGAGATCTCCTTTCTAAAGTACCTCAATACGAGAGCGAACGCATTACCACTACTCGCGAACGAATGATGAAAGCTTTGGAAGCCCTGGAGGCCAAGGTGGATGAAAATCGATTCGAACAAGAACTCGTTTTCTACCTAGAGAAATACGATGTAAACGAGGAAAAAGTACGCCTATCGGGTCACCTTGATCACTTTGAAGAATCGCTTCGCGAAAGCGGTGTTCACGGCAGAAAACTCGGCTTTATTAGTCAAGAGATTGGCAGAGAAATTAACACTCTTGGCTCTAAAGCGAACCATGTAGAAATGCAAAAGCTCGTGGTAGGCATGAAGGAAGAATTGGAGAAAATCAAAGAACAAGTACTCAATGTTCTCTAA